One Fuerstiella marisgermanici DNA window includes the following coding sequences:
- a CDS encoding DUF1501 domain-containing protein — MSLHNLLHSASHFNRRDILRVGGPGMLGLTLPKLLQAQNKPVVAHAPKATAKSVIFLFQWGGPSHVDTFDMKLNAPDEYRSKYAPISTSVPGMHVCEHLPETAKVMHKIAQIRTVHHTMNNHNSAGYTALTGMEPPIDDQRLRDSLDLFPAFGSVVDRVAPNTNDLPTFVSYPHTIADGSTTPGQRASFLGKIHDPLFIPNDPNDKNFELSQLSLPSDVPLGRLSDRRQLQQIINRQAKALDESAAAQGLNAYYEKAISMLNSKKVRTAFDLSKEPTELRDTYGRTTYGQSCLLARRLVESGVKFVTVYFDRSIGGRSKTKGGWDTHGFDDTRMFEILPVRHLPITDHTLPVLLNDLEDRGLLDETLVMWFGEFGRTPKINKNISRDHWPKCYTALLAGGGTKGGAVYGESDRYGAVPDRDPVTTGDLAATMYHALGIDPATEIRDTFNRPFPIANGRPVTDIFA; from the coding sequence ATGTCGCTACACAACCTTCTACACAGCGCATCCCACTTCAACCGTCGCGATATTCTGCGCGTCGGCGGTCCCGGCATGCTGGGACTAACGTTGCCAAAGTTGTTGCAGGCTCAGAACAAGCCTGTGGTGGCTCATGCGCCAAAAGCCACAGCAAAGTCGGTCATCTTCCTGTTTCAATGGGGCGGCCCCAGCCATGTCGACACCTTCGACATGAAACTCAACGCGCCAGACGAATACCGATCGAAGTACGCTCCGATCTCTACTTCGGTGCCGGGTATGCATGTATGCGAGCACCTGCCTGAAACAGCGAAGGTGATGCACAAGATCGCTCAGATCCGCACGGTGCATCACACCATGAACAACCACAACAGCGCCGGCTATACGGCGTTGACCGGCATGGAACCACCAATCGACGACCAGCGATTGCGAGATTCTCTGGACCTGTTTCCGGCATTCGGCTCGGTAGTTGACAGGGTGGCTCCGAACACCAACGACCTGCCGACATTCGTGTCTTATCCACACACGATCGCGGATGGTTCGACCACGCCTGGCCAGCGAGCTAGCTTTCTCGGGAAGATTCACGACCCGCTGTTCATTCCCAACGACCCGAACGACAAAAACTTCGAACTGTCGCAGTTGAGTCTTCCATCCGATGTGCCGCTGGGCCGGTTAAGTGACCGACGGCAGTTGCAGCAGATCATCAATCGGCAGGCGAAAGCTTTGGACGAATCAGCGGCTGCTCAGGGCCTGAACGCTTACTACGAAAAAGCGATCAGCATGCTGAATTCGAAGAAGGTGCGAACTGCTTTCGATCTTTCAAAGGAACCCACCGAATTACGAGACACCTATGGGCGCACGACTTATGGACAAAGTTGTCTTCTGGCGCGAAGGCTGGTGGAAAGTGGCGTGAAGTTTGTGACTGTTTACTTCGATCGCAGCATCGGGGGCCGCAGTAAAACAAAGGGCGGCTGGGACACGCACGGCTTCGACGACACGCGGATGTTCGAAATTCTGCCGGTGCGGCATCTGCCAATCACGGACCACACGTTGCCCGTGCTGCTGAATGATCTTGAAGATCGCGGTCTGCTGGATGAAACATTGGTGATGTGGTTTGGCGAATTCGGACGCACGCCCAAGATCAACAAGAACATCAGTCGCGACCACTGGCCGAAGTGCTACACGGCTTTACTGGCCGGCGGCGGTACCAAAGGCGGCGCTGTCTACGGCGAATCGGATCGCTACGGAGCCGTCCCCGATCGAGACCCCGTCACCACCGGCGACCTCGCCGCCACGATGTACCACGCTCTCGGCATCGATCCCGCCACAGAAATCCGAGACACCTTCAACCGCCCGTTCCCGATTGCGAACGGGCGACCGGTGACGGATATTTTTGCGTAG
- a CDS encoding DUF1549 domain-containing protein, whose translation MLSKSGCNQGTCHGNAHGKGGLKLSLRGQDPDDDYLTLTRQSAARRVTPLNPADSLLLQKPSMVVPHEGGRRFSETSKAYQILRAWIAAGAPGDGEQASALVALKVSPTHKTVYAPDRSVQITAEATFADGTSRDVTSLAVFESSATFVSVSAEGVATAHEAGMTTVVVRYLNQQVPVRIEFVPERPNFVFAAPKPKNFIDEAVFAQLKRLKINPSELCEDTTFLRRAYLDLTGLLPTIEQAQAFANSTDADKRSKLIDQLLASEEFNDFQTLRWADLLRVEEKTLDKKGVEVYHNWIRSSVAEGKPLNQFAAEIIGARGSTYEVPPANFYRAIRKPAERGEAVAQLFLGVRLQCVKCHNHPFDHWTQNDYYDWSNFFARIDYKIVENKRRDKSDKHEFNGEQIVQIKDEGDIKNPTNGKVAGLRFLGDESLVDAEVLAAGDPEPDRLQRLAAWLGNKSNERFAVTQANRIWAQLMGQGVIDPIDDFRSTNPPSNSELLNGLRDEFVAADFDVRHLMRVIMNSNVYQFSSIPNDTNANDTVSFARTSLRRLTAEQTLDAVVQVLDVPAKFGGHDAGTRAVQLKGVRNGGHRYSPPEIGDRFLRLFGKPNRLQTCECERTNETTLAQTFEMVSGELVSQLLQQSNNRIDQMIAAGRPHAEIIDQLYWAALSRPPTPDEAKSLSAYVAGQSHQKRGLEDVAWSLLNSNEFLLRR comes from the coding sequence GTGTTGTCGAAGTCGGGCTGCAACCAGGGCACGTGCCACGGAAACGCGCACGGCAAAGGTGGGTTGAAGTTGTCTCTGCGTGGGCAGGATCCCGACGATGACTACCTCACGCTCACTCGTCAATCAGCCGCTCGGCGAGTCACACCGTTGAACCCCGCAGACAGCCTGCTGCTGCAAAAGCCGTCAATGGTCGTCCCTCACGAAGGTGGTCGGCGATTTTCGGAAACATCAAAAGCCTATCAGATTCTGCGAGCATGGATCGCCGCCGGTGCACCAGGCGACGGGGAACAAGCATCAGCGTTGGTGGCGTTGAAGGTTTCACCGACGCACAAGACGGTTTACGCGCCCGATCGTTCTGTGCAGATCACAGCGGAAGCCACCTTCGCTGACGGAACATCGCGAGACGTCACATCCCTGGCAGTGTTCGAATCGTCAGCAACGTTTGTATCCGTCTCTGCAGAAGGCGTTGCAACAGCCCACGAAGCCGGCATGACGACAGTCGTTGTGCGTTACCTGAACCAGCAAGTTCCCGTGCGGATTGAGTTCGTGCCGGAACGCCCAAACTTTGTTTTCGCCGCACCAAAGCCGAAGAACTTCATTGATGAAGCAGTGTTCGCTCAATTGAAGCGACTGAAAATCAACCCGTCTGAACTTTGCGAAGACACGACGTTTCTTCGGCGAGCGTACCTCGACCTGACGGGCCTTCTGCCGACGATTGAACAGGCTCAGGCGTTTGCAAATTCAACCGACGCAGACAAGCGGTCAAAGCTGATCGACCAGCTACTGGCGTCTGAAGAATTCAACGACTTCCAAACGCTGCGTTGGGCAGACCTGCTGCGAGTCGAAGAAAAAACGCTCGACAAAAAAGGCGTCGAAGTCTACCACAACTGGATTCGATCGAGCGTCGCGGAAGGCAAACCGCTGAATCAGTTTGCGGCCGAAATCATTGGGGCTCGCGGCAGTACGTATGAAGTTCCGCCTGCGAATTTCTACCGAGCGATCCGCAAACCGGCCGAACGTGGCGAAGCGGTCGCTCAATTGTTTCTCGGTGTGCGGTTGCAGTGCGTCAAGTGCCACAACCATCCGTTCGACCACTGGACTCAGAACGATTACTACGACTGGTCGAATTTCTTCGCTCGCATCGACTACAAAATCGTCGAGAACAAACGCCGCGACAAAAGTGATAAGCATGAATTCAACGGCGAACAGATTGTGCAGATTAAGGATGAGGGAGATATCAAAAACCCGACAAACGGAAAGGTGGCCGGGTTGAGATTTCTGGGCGATGAATCGCTGGTAGATGCCGAAGTTCTGGCGGCCGGTGATCCTGAACCGGACCGACTACAGCGACTGGCGGCATGGCTAGGCAACAAGTCGAACGAACGCTTCGCAGTGACTCAGGCCAACCGCATCTGGGCTCAACTAATGGGGCAGGGCGTCATCGATCCCATCGACGATTTCCGTTCGACAAACCCTCCATCGAATTCGGAATTATTAAACGGCTTGCGTGACGAGTTCGTCGCGGCCGACTTCGACGTGCGACACCTCATGCGCGTCATCATGAATTCAAACGTTTACCAGTTCTCATCAATCCCCAACGACACCAACGCAAACGACACCGTCTCCTTTGCAAGAACTTCGCTGCGGCGGCTGACGGCAGAGCAAACGCTGGACGCAGTCGTCCAGGTGCTGGATGTGCCCGCCAAATTTGGAGGGCATGATGCCGGGACTCGAGCCGTACAGTTGAAGGGCGTTCGCAACGGTGGCCATCGCTACAGCCCTCCGGAAATTGGAGACCGATTCCTCAGGCTATTCGGCAAGCCAAATCGTTTGCAAACCTGCGAATGTGAACGCACCAACGAAACCACGCTGGCTCAAACGTTTGAAATGGTCAGCGGCGAACTGGTCAGCCAGTTACTGCAACAATCGAATAATCGCATCGACCAGATGATCGCGGCAGGAAGGCCTCACGCCGAAATCATCGATCAATTGTATTGGGCCGCTCTTAGTCGTCCTCCAACGCCAGACGAAGCCAAATCGCTGTCGGCATATGTCGCTGGCCAGTCCCATCAAAAACGAGGGCTGGAAGATGTCGCCTGGTCACTATTGAATTCGAATGAGTTCCTGCTGCGGAGGTAA